The following proteins are encoded in a genomic region of Azotosporobacter soli:
- a CDS encoding BglG family transcription antiterminator, with amino-acid sequence MQEQKMNHRVKSILRELCRQDGYVTLSAIAATLGVSAKTVLRDLSAVEEWLTERGWQLQKKTGTGVALAGDAMLRREVLQAMEGQQSVEVYSPQERQKRIISELLQRREPVKLYTLALDLKVTEGTVSHDLDKAEQWLKGQGVLLVRKPGFGVYVEGAEEKLRRAMVNFLYETVGADQLLEVIRSNLGKTERLPSGWAQSRLLNLIDQDVIGQLEETIRETEDAMGGRLADTAYVGLTVHLALAVQRIRQQEKISMAAELLAELKRYREYDIARRLADAIAARFAIAIPEDEIGYITMHLKGLKNRDGGAGIAQQSIGNFELVKVAKEIIRAAEGVSGQFLAQNEKLLVGLVNHLGPAVSRLRMNLEIRNPLLAEIKAFYPELIEVSRQCVEPVERQWNVVMPEAEIAYIAMHLGAALEDSRRRSRIVYRVAIACPTGMGTSRLLASKIEKEYDNIIIVDVISSLRLEEGWLKEKKIDFILATIPISDCSMPVVVVNPLLFAADKKRIADLLQRLNGQAQTETRVQASTVSLQEKLGTLGSYQSAILELLEHFFLLGMETATVDGIIDAAVRLCAKGESEQSQLALDLKEREAKGGTIIAGHGFILLHCRTSAVQELFFGAVALKEPLTGIHGRAAVSEEIRLAVIMLAPLQCHKNAMETISYLSQMLIERPAFLAELRRGDQAAARLEISRLLEKLYKGKSKMVLEA; translated from the coding sequence ATGCAGGAACAAAAGATGAATCATCGTGTAAAAAGCATATTGCGCGAACTTTGCCGTCAGGATGGGTATGTGACGCTGAGCGCGATTGCTGCGACGCTCGGAGTGAGTGCAAAGACGGTGCTGCGTGACTTGAGTGCGGTTGAAGAATGGCTGACGGAGCGAGGCTGGCAATTGCAAAAAAAGACGGGCACAGGCGTGGCGCTCGCAGGCGATGCCATGCTGCGGCGCGAGGTGCTGCAGGCGATGGAGGGGCAGCAGTCGGTTGAAGTGTATTCGCCGCAGGAACGGCAAAAACGCATTATCAGTGAACTGCTGCAGCGCCGCGAACCCGTCAAATTATATACGCTGGCGCTCGATTTAAAAGTTACCGAAGGTACGGTCAGCCATGATTTGGATAAGGCCGAGCAGTGGCTGAAGGGGCAGGGCGTCTTACTGGTGCGTAAGCCGGGTTTTGGCGTCTATGTTGAAGGCGCAGAAGAAAAACTGCGTCGGGCTATGGTCAACTTTCTTTATGAAACGGTAGGTGCGGATCAATTATTGGAAGTGATCCGCAGTAATCTTGGCAAGACGGAGCGACTGCCGAGCGGCTGGGCGCAAAGTCGTCTCTTGAATTTGATTGATCAGGATGTGATCGGACAACTGGAAGAGACGATCCGAGAGACGGAAGATGCAATGGGCGGACGTTTGGCGGATACTGCCTATGTAGGCTTGACCGTGCATTTGGCGTTGGCTGTGCAGCGCATCCGGCAGCAGGAAAAAATAAGCATGGCGGCTGAGTTGTTGGCTGAGTTGAAACGGTACCGGGAATACGACATTGCCCGCCGTTTGGCCGATGCGATCGCGGCGCGTTTTGCGATTGCAATCCCGGAGGATGAAATCGGTTATATCACGATGCATTTGAAGGGCCTGAAGAATCGCGACGGCGGAGCCGGTATTGCGCAACAGTCGATTGGCAATTTTGAACTGGTCAAGGTTGCGAAAGAAATCATCCGCGCCGCGGAAGGCGTCAGCGGGCAATTTCTGGCGCAGAATGAAAAATTACTGGTTGGTTTGGTCAATCATCTTGGTCCTGCGGTGAGCCGTCTGCGCATGAATCTGGAGATACGCAACCCGCTGTTGGCGGAGATCAAGGCCTTTTATCCGGAATTGATCGAAGTCAGCCGCCAATGCGTCGAACCGGTTGAACGTCAGTGGAACGTTGTGATGCCGGAAGCCGAGATTGCTTATATCGCGATGCATCTTGGCGCGGCGCTCGAAGACAGTCGGCGCCGCAGCCGTATCGTATACCGGGTCGCGATTGCCTGTCCGACAGGAATGGGCACATCCCGTCTGCTTGCCAGCAAGATTGAAAAAGAGTATGACAACATCATCATTGTCGATGTTATTTCCAGCCTGCGTCTGGAAGAAGGCTGGCTAAAAGAAAAAAAGATCGACTTTATTTTAGCGACGATTCCGATCAGCGATTGCAGTATGCCGGTTGTCGTCGTGAATCCGCTCTTGTTTGCAGCGGATAAAAAACGCATCGCCGATTTATTGCAGCGCTTGAACGGACAAGCGCAAACGGAAACGCGCGTGCAGGCATCGACGGTTTCCTTGCAGGAAAAACTCGGAACGCTTGGCAGTTATCAAAGCGCGATCCTCGAATTGTTGGAGCACTTCTTCTTGCTTGGCATGGAGACGGCGACGGTGGACGGCATTATCGACGCTGCTGTTCGCTTGTGCGCCAAAGGAGAAAGCGAACAAAGCCAATTAGCGCTGGATTTAAAAGAACGTGAAGCCAAAGGCGGTACGATAATTGCCGGACATGGCTTCATTCTCTTGCATTGCCGAACCAGCGCGGTGCAGGAACTCTTTTTCGGCGCGGTTGCACTAAAAGAGCCGCTTACAGGAATCCATGGACGGGCAGCGGTTTCGGAAGAAATCCGTTTGGCGGTCATTATGCTCGCACCGTTACAGTGCCATAAGAACGCAATGGAGACCATCAGCTATTTAAGCCAAATGCTGATTGAAAGGCCTGCTTTCCTTGCCGAATTGCGTCGGGGCGATCAGGCGGCGGCACGGCTGGAAATAAGCCGTTTGCTTGAAAAACTCTACAAAGGCAAGAGTAAAATGGTGCTGGAGGCGTGA
- a CDS encoding MarR family transcriptional regulator: MNTAETVMHYLYQTTRSITKGINPRLEPSGLYSSEWAVIVALKERAKMTQAELALYMNIEPPAISKSLGQLEKKGWISRLPGERDRREKYVALTEAALAEYPKWESVVGQHRQEVLQRLSEEEQQQLAKYLKLLFENAELCKERKR, from the coding sequence ATGAATACAGCGGAAACCGTCATGCATTATTTGTATCAGACGACGCGCAGCATAACGAAGGGGATCAACCCGCGCCTTGAACCGAGCGGTCTTTACAGTTCGGAGTGGGCGGTGATCGTTGCCTTGAAAGAACGGGCGAAAATGACGCAGGCCGAATTGGCCTTGTATATGAACATTGAACCGCCGGCCATTTCAAAGAGTCTCGGTCAATTGGAGAAGAAGGGCTGGATATCGCGTTTGCCCGGCGAACGCGACCGACGGGAAAAATATGTGGCGCTAACCGAGGCGGCGCTCGCCGAATATCCGAAATGGGAAAGCGTTGTCGGACAGCATCGCCAGGAAGTGCTGCAGCGACTGTCGGAAGAGGAACAGCAGCAACTGGCGAAATATCTGAAGTTGTTGTTTGAAAATGCGGAGTTGTGTAAGGAGCGGAAACGATGA
- the ung gene encoding uracil-DNA glycosylase yields the protein MQLLKNDWRDALAGEFEQPYYKRLEQFLMQEYAATQVFPPQDDIFNALNYTALANVKVLLLGQDPYHDENQAHGLSFSVLPGEKLPPSLQNIYKELADDVGCPIGTNGYLKKWAEQGVLLLNTVLTVRAHQAHSHKNKGWEKFTDAVIRKINEQDRPIVILLWGNPAQKKKAMLTNPKHLVLTAPHPSPLSAYRGFFGSKPFSQANAFLAANGVEGVDWIL from the coding sequence ATGCAACTACTAAAAAACGATTGGCGTGACGCTTTAGCAGGGGAATTTGAACAGCCTTACTATAAAAGACTAGAGCAATTCTTAATGCAGGAATACGCCGCTACGCAAGTTTTTCCACCGCAAGATGATATATTCAATGCCCTAAACTATACGGCATTGGCTAATGTGAAAGTGTTATTGCTTGGGCAAGATCCCTATCACGATGAAAATCAGGCGCATGGCCTGTCTTTTTCGGTTCTTCCCGGCGAGAAGCTGCCGCCGTCTTTGCAGAATATTTACAAGGAACTCGCGGACGATGTCGGCTGTCCAATCGGTACGAACGGCTACCTGAAAAAATGGGCCGAGCAGGGAGTGTTGCTCTTGAACACTGTCCTGACCGTGCGGGCGCATCAGGCCCATTCGCATAAGAACAAGGGCTGGGAGAAATTCACCGATGCCGTCATCCGCAAAATTAATGAGCAGGATCGCCCGATTGTGATTCTTTTGTGGGGAAACCCGGCGCAGAAAAAAAAGGCGATGCTGACAAACCCGAAACATCTGGTGCTGACTGCGCCGCATCCAAGTCCGCTTTCGGCGTATCGCGGCTTCTTCGGCAGCAAGCCTTTCAGTCAGGCGAATGCGTTCTTAGCGGCGAACGGAGTGGAAGGTGTGGACTGGATACTCTAG
- the pfkB gene encoding 1-phosphofructokinase, which produces MIITVTLNPAVDKTVEIDDCRLDAVNRIKSSRLDAGGKGINVSKTIASLGGTSRAIGILAGKTGAMIEECLTQTGIAHAFLQGSGETRMNLKIVDKLNGRNTDINETGPRVSAEMIAQLKEQCVNSLREKDILVLSGSVPPGVEKDVYREWIRAAKENGVRTVLDADGELLQAGLEAGPYLIKPNIHELERLAGERLEGEAATAEFARTLCSRYGIEVVVVSLGGEGALFVTAQEAYLTRGLRVAVQSTVGAGDAMVAGLALALEREADWNDLICLAVAAGTASVMTGGTEPGGRTLVEELAKQVKWEKLEEREKKRSNER; this is translated from the coding sequence ATGATTATAACAGTGACGCTGAATCCTGCCGTCGATAAGACGGTGGAAATTGACGATTGCAGACTGGATGCGGTGAATCGCATTAAAAGCAGCCGCCTGGATGCGGGAGGTAAAGGCATTAATGTCTCCAAGACGATTGCAAGTCTGGGCGGAACGAGCCGGGCAATCGGTATTTTAGCTGGAAAAACCGGCGCTATGATTGAAGAATGCCTGACGCAAACTGGGATTGCACATGCTTTTTTGCAGGGCAGCGGCGAAACGCGGATGAATTTAAAGATTGTCGACAAGCTGAACGGACGCAATACGGATATCAATGAAACGGGTCCGCGCGTCAGTGCGGAGATGATTGCGCAGTTAAAAGAGCAGTGTGTGAACAGTCTGCGGGAAAAAGATATTTTAGTCTTATCAGGCAGCGTGCCGCCGGGCGTGGAAAAGGATGTGTACCGGGAGTGGATCCGGGCGGCGAAGGAGAATGGCGTCAGGACGGTTCTCGACGCTGACGGCGAATTGCTGCAAGCGGGATTGGAAGCGGGACCTTATCTGATAAAGCCGAACATTCATGAGTTGGAGCGGTTGGCCGGAGAGCGCCTCGAAGGCGAGGCCGCTACTGCGGAATTTGCCCGTACGCTGTGCAGCCGTTACGGCATCGAAGTGGTTGTTGTCTCACTGGGCGGCGAGGGTGCGCTGTTTGTCACGGCGCAGGAAGCGTATCTGACGCGAGGGCTTCGCGTTGCGGTACAAAGTACCGTCGGCGCGGGCGACGCGATGGTGGCGGGCCTTGCATTGGCGCTTGAGCGCGAAGCGGATTGGAACGACTTGATTTGCCTGGCGGTAGCCGCAGGTACGGCCAGCGTGATGACGGGCGGCACGGAGCCGGGCGGACGGACGTTAGTCGAAGAACTGGCGAAGCAGGTGAAATGGGAGAAACTCGAGGAACGTGAAAAGAAAAGGAGCAATGAGCGATGA
- a CDS encoding MFS transporter has protein sequence MRDVLEEELELGFEQEQEPLWTRAYSLTVLATLFIFIPYSLYLPVLPLYVMEKLHASVQIGGAMNAVFLLASVLFRTQTGRLELVFGKKRVLQISCLCFFITHWLFLLTDDTWLLLLIRFVSGVAFAIVNTSIMALGSQLAPPERRGEGIAYLTTVFTAGSAVGPFSGLWIADNFGFEWVFIFCGLATLIGGLIVQLLPVGNLRQHSRKWLLSCKVSDVIERKAVPSSSVIMLLSLTYAGVLSFVSVHAKELGLADAATWFFVVMASSSVASRLVSGKIFDRWGADVVMYPAFALMTLGLAVLGTTSTSLGILSAAVLIGVAYGVAVPSVQAIAVSKSAAGRISIVTATYFTCLDIGLGAGAYLLGLCVPFLGYGNAYLASAPVVLLVAGLYYLLRSGKNKQSSSC, from the coding sequence ATGAGAGACGTATTAGAAGAAGAACTTGAACTTGGATTTGAGCAGGAACAGGAGCCACTTTGGACGCGTGCCTATAGTCTGACGGTGTTGGCGACCTTGTTTATTTTTATCCCATATTCGTTGTATTTGCCGGTCTTGCCGCTTTATGTGATGGAGAAGCTGCATGCTTCGGTGCAGATTGGCGGAGCGATGAATGCGGTCTTTTTGCTGGCCTCGGTCTTGTTTCGTACGCAAACCGGGCGCTTGGAACTGGTGTTTGGCAAGAAGCGGGTGCTGCAGATCAGTTGTTTGTGCTTTTTTATTACGCATTGGCTTTTCTTGTTGACGGATGATACGTGGCTGCTGCTCCTGATCCGATTTGTCAGCGGCGTTGCTTTTGCGATCGTGAATACGTCGATCATGGCATTGGGCAGCCAACTCGCGCCGCCGGAGCGGCGCGGCGAGGGAATTGCCTATCTGACGACGGTGTTTACCGCGGGATCGGCGGTCGGCCCGTTCAGCGGCTTGTGGATTGCGGATAACTTTGGTTTTGAATGGGTGTTCATCTTTTGCGGCTTGGCGACGTTGATCGGCGGTCTGATCGTGCAATTGCTGCCGGTTGGCAATCTGCGCCAGCATTCACGCAAGTGGCTGCTCAGCTGCAAAGTGTCCGACGTAATCGAGCGAAAAGCAGTGCCGAGTTCTTCGGTGATCATGCTGCTTTCGCTGACGTATGCGGGAGTCCTGTCGTTCGTTTCGGTGCATGCCAAGGAATTGGGCCTGGCCGACGCCGCAACCTGGTTCTTTGTTGTGATGGCATCGTCTTCGGTCGCTTCGCGTTTGGTCAGCGGCAAAATTTTTGATCGCTGGGGTGCGGATGTTGTCATGTATCCGGCCTTTGCCTTGATGACGCTGGGCTTGGCGGTGCTTGGAACAACCAGCACTTCACTGGGCATTTTATCGGCGGCCGTTTTGATCGGCGTTGCCTATGGCGTCGCGGTGCCGAGCGTACAGGCGATTGCAGTGTCAAAAAGCGCGGCCGGGCGGATTAGCATCGTAACGGCAACTTATTTTACCTGTCTCGATATCGGCTTGGGCGCTGGAGCGTATCTGCTCGGCTTATGCGTACCGTTTTTGGGTTACGGCAATGCCTATCTGGCATCCGCGCCTGTGGTGCTGTTGGTGGCTGGCCTCTACTACCTGCTGCGTTCCGGTAAGAATAAACAGTCGTCCAGCTGTTGA
- a CDS encoding PTS mannitol transporter subunit IICBA: MADEMKREKSGKAGAWLQRLGRSLSGMVMPNIGAFIAWGLITALFIPSGWIPDAQIARLVEPMLFYLLPLLIGQAGGRATGGSRGGVVGAAATMGLVVGADVPMFLGAMLIGPLAGYLIRRMDSFMAERTAPGFEMLVSNFSAGIIGAVFAVAAYKGIGPLVYLLNEALKHGADQIMQWGVLPLAAIIIEPGKVLFLNNALNHGLLAPIGMQETAASGKSILFLLETNPGPGIGLLVAYWVAAQGAARQSAPGALLIHALGGIHEIYFPYVLMNPLLLLPLILSSGIGIAVFGELNAGLVATPSPGSLLTVLAMTPKGSYAAVLAGIGVSAVLSFLLAMPLIRRSADENTPPLDAEEQIKRVLPVEEIILACDAGLGSSAMASSILRRKLAQAGYAVDVAHCAVDEIPPSAGVVITHAGLAERVRQTAPQAKCIAVDDLIVNDAFETLLAGGYLAADKCSPEVEKEVEDDMILLKSNIHLGLASVDKAAAVQMAGELLHASGYVKEGYIAGMQAREAQLSTYIGKGVAIPHGIGAAKEEILRSGMVVLQFPDGVPFDDELAYLVIGIAGIGNEHLSILANIATVLGEEEGFEIETLWRTQDADMIHELFTLNRETE, encoded by the coding sequence ATGGCAGACGAAATGAAGCGCGAGAAGAGCGGCAAAGCCGGTGCGTGGTTGCAACGCTTGGGACGCAGTCTCAGCGGCATGGTCATGCCCAATATCGGAGCTTTCATTGCCTGGGGCTTGATTACGGCGCTTTTCATTCCCAGCGGTTGGATTCCGGATGCTCAAATTGCGCGTCTGGTGGAACCGATGCTCTTTTATTTGCTGCCGCTTTTGATCGGACAGGCTGGCGGCCGGGCGACCGGCGGGAGTCGAGGCGGCGTAGTCGGCGCAGCGGCGACGATGGGACTGGTTGTCGGAGCCGATGTGCCGATGTTTCTTGGCGCAATGCTGATCGGCCCGTTGGCGGGCTATTTGATTCGCCGCATGGATTCCTTCATGGCGGAGCGAACTGCACCGGGCTTTGAGATGCTGGTCAGCAATTTTTCCGCGGGAATTATCGGCGCTGTATTTGCGGTTGCCGCTTATAAAGGAATCGGTCCATTGGTTTATCTGTTGAATGAAGCGTTGAAGCACGGCGCCGATCAGATCATGCAATGGGGCGTGTTGCCGCTGGCTGCGATCATCATCGAACCGGGCAAGGTGCTGTTTTTGAATAATGCGCTCAACCATGGCCTTTTGGCACCGATCGGCATGCAGGAAACCGCTGCTTCCGGCAAATCGATTCTGTTTCTTCTGGAGACGAATCCGGGGCCGGGAATCGGCCTGCTTGTGGCGTATTGGGTAGCGGCGCAGGGGGCAGCGAGGCAATCGGCGCCGGGAGCGCTTTTGATTCATGCGCTTGGCGGCATTCACGAGATCTATTTTCCTTACGTGCTTATGAATCCGCTTTTGCTGTTGCCGCTCATCCTAAGTTCGGGCATTGGTATTGCCGTGTTTGGCGAACTGAATGCCGGATTGGTCGCAACGCCGTCGCCGGGCAGTCTCTTGACCGTTTTGGCGATGACGCCTAAAGGTTCGTATGCTGCGGTGCTGGCGGGCATCGGAGTATCGGCTGTGTTGAGTTTTTTGCTGGCGATGCCGCTGATTCGCCGCAGTGCGGACGAAAATACGCCGCCGTTAGATGCTGAAGAGCAGATAAAACGGGTGCTGCCCGTTGAGGAGATTATCCTTGCATGCGATGCCGGGCTTGGTTCGAGCGCGATGGCATCGTCGATACTGCGCCGCAAATTAGCGCAAGCCGGTTATGCGGTCGATGTGGCGCATTGCGCGGTCGATGAAATTCCGCCATCCGCCGGCGTTGTGATTACACACGCCGGATTGGCTGAGCGGGTGAGACAGACGGCGCCGCAGGCAAAATGCATAGCCGTTGACGATCTTATCGTGAACGACGCGTTTGAAACGCTGCTTGCCGGAGGCTATCTCGCTGCAGACAAATGCAGTCCGGAAGTTGAAAAAGAGGTGGAGGATGACATGATTTTATTAAAAAGCAACATTCACTTGGGCTTAGCCAGTGTGGACAAGGCGGCTGCGGTTCAAATGGCCGGCGAACTTCTCCATGCCAGCGGCTATGTGAAAGAGGGGTATATTGCCGGGATGCAGGCGCGCGAGGCGCAATTGAGCACGTATATCGGCAAAGGGGTGGCCATTCCGCACGGCATTGGCGCGGCGAAAGAAGAAATTCTTCGCTCGGGCATGGTGGTCTTGCAATTTCCGGACGGCGTGCCGTTTGACGACGAACTGGCTTACCTGGTGATCGGCATTGCCGGGATCGGCAATGAACATCTGAGCATCCTGGCTAATATTGCTACGGTGTTGGGTGAGGAAGAAGGCTTTGAAATAGAAACGTTGTGGCGTACGCAAGACGCGGATATGATTCACGAATTATTCACCCTAAACCGCGAGACGGAATAG
- a CDS encoding PTS mannitol transporter subunit IICBA, with product MSDLSSTPQGNGAGNAQEKVQKFGRFLSGMVMPNIGAIIAWGLITALFIPTGWAPNEYLSKLVGPMIIYLLPLLIGYTGGRSVGGSRGGVIGAVATMGVIVGVDIPMFIGAMIMGPFGGYVIKKFDDAIAGKVKPGFEMLVNNFSAGILGGLVALIGYTAIGPVVLSLSNMLKVGVEGIVNAGLLPLISIFIEPGKILFLNNAMNHGVLSPIGIQEAKEMGKSIFFLLEPNPGPGLGILLAYWIFAKGMIKQSAPSAIIIHFLGGIHEIYFPYVLMNPMLLLAVIAGGASGVFTFSLMGAGLVATPSPGSIFALLAMTPKGGYLAVLAGVVVSTAVTFLVAAPFVKRANSRLDEEELEDAKAKVKELKGVPGAASVPVNAAPRKSVNKVVFACDAGMGSSAMGATTLRNKFKKAGLSIVVVNHAIEDIPADADIVITHETLTERARGIAAKAEHISITNFIDSPEYDALVKRLA from the coding sequence ATGTCTGATCTTTCTTCGACGCCACAGGGAAACGGCGCTGGAAATGCGCAAGAAAAGGTGCAGAAATTTGGGCGCTTCTTAAGCGGCATGGTGATGCCGAATATTGGGGCCATCATTGCATGGGGATTAATTACGGCCTTGTTTATTCCTACCGGTTGGGCTCCGAATGAGTACTTGAGCAAATTGGTCGGTCCGATGATCATTTATCTCTTGCCGCTTTTGATCGGTTATACCGGAGGTCGAAGCGTCGGCGGCAGCCGCGGCGGCGTGATCGGTGCGGTCGCTACGATGGGTGTGATTGTCGGCGTCGATATTCCGATGTTCATCGGCGCGATGATCATGGGACCGTTTGGCGGCTATGTGATTAAAAAATTCGATGACGCGATAGCCGGGAAAGTGAAACCGGGCTTTGAAATGCTGGTCAACAACTTTTCGGCGGGCATCCTGGGCGGTTTGGTGGCTTTGATCGGTTATACGGCAATCGGCCCGGTGGTGCTGTCGCTCAGCAATATGCTGAAGGTCGGCGTCGAGGGCATCGTCAATGCCGGGTTATTGCCGCTGATCTCGATCTTTATTGAACCGGGAAAGATTTTGTTTTTGAACAATGCGATGAATCATGGCGTGTTAAGTCCGATTGGCATTCAGGAAGCGAAAGAAATGGGGAAATCAATTTTCTTTCTTCTTGAACCCAATCCTGGTCCGGGACTGGGCATCTTGCTGGCCTATTGGATTTTTGCCAAGGGCATGATTAAGCAATCGGCGCCAAGTGCGATCATCATCCATTTCCTCGGCGGCATTCACGAAATTTATTTTCCCTATGTGCTGATGAATCCGATGTTGCTATTGGCCGTCATTGCAGGCGGCGCGAGCGGCGTCTTCACCTTTTCGCTGATGGGAGCAGGCTTGGTGGCGACTCCGTCGCCGGGCAGCATTTTTGCCTTGTTGGCGATGACGCCCAAAGGCGGTTATCTGGCGGTCTTGGCAGGCGTAGTCGTTTCGACTGCGGTGACCTTCCTTGTGGCGGCTCCGTTCGTGAAACGGGCAAATAGTCGCTTGGACGAGGAGGAACTTGAGGATGCCAAGGCGAAGGTCAAAGAGTTAAAAGGCGTGCCTGGTGCAGCTAGTGTGCCGGTGAATGCAGCGCCGCGTAAGAGCGTGAATAAAGTAGTCTTTGCCTGTGATGCGGGAATGGGCTCGAGTGCGATGGGTGCGACCACTTTACGCAACAAGTTCAAGAAAGCCGGACTTTCCATCGTGGTGGTCAATCATGCGATCGAAGACATTCCGGCGGATGCGGATATCGTCATCACGCATGAAACGTTAACCGAACGGGCGCGCGGTATTGCGGCCAAAGCGGAACATATTTCAATTACCAATTTCATCGACAGCCCGGAATATGACGCGCTGGTGAAACGATTGGCGTGA